tctctctctcttcctctctctacttctgtctttctctctctatatctctctatatctctctctatatctctcttcctctccctttctctctccagcttcctctccctccccaCTCCGTCTCGCCCCGTCACCGCCGTCTTCATCCGCGATTATCGATTTATTGCTACGTCTGAGACGCTCCGAGAGGCATTCAGACGAGTTTATCATCTGGATAGCTGTTCCCGTTGATAGTTTCAAAAGCGGAGAGGGGTCTGGTGATGTTTATGTTTGATCAATCGTTCTCCTCTGGCTGTGTGCTCGGCTGGAACGTCGCTGCTAATAACTACTCGAGCTGTCCCTGTTCCGCCGACACGGTTCTCTCttaattaacttaatatttcgttattaCCAGGGGAAaaacaacagaaaatattattaattttatgtagcattaataacattgttgtcattattcttattagtgttatcaatattattgtcattattttattagggttattaatattattgtcacaattttattaatattatcgataatattaaattttattgacaaaattaaatagaatctGTCCTGAAACAATAAACTCCGAGTATCCGCTACAGTTATTATTCTACTGTGAATCgctatggaaaataaaagattgaaaaaggaagattaaatcaatttttaaataaataataaattcttgttttgattatttttttgtgGATTAGGATGCGAATTAAATACCCAGACTATGTACTgtcatacaaaatataaatattttaaggtaTTTATGTGAAGtgataattcaataataatgcTTTTCATTGTTTAGATATTTCATTGGATCGTTAGGCAAACTATAAATCCAAACTGTGAATTATTACAGGAAATACAAGTttcctaaaataataatataaatcttaagttcaataaaaatgagcTTCTTCCTCCAATAATTTCCCTTCCGTATTGTCATGTAAATTGTAATACTTTATATcattagagaaaattaaattatattgcgacaattcaataaaacagaaatagaatatatatctgtttttaatcatttcgatAAAGGTGATAAAGCGAAACGGCGCTCGCGGATGATCGGATATTGGAAATTTCCGAAATTTGCTTTCCCAggtcgaaacgaaatttcgcaGCAGCGACAGGGTTTTCGTGAAAAAGGTCTGAGCCCTTGGCGCCCTTAATCGCGCCCACACGGATTCGAACGGCCGACATCAGTCCCTATTCGAGGGTAAACGTTTCGAAGTGACTCCAATTAGAGGCCATTATGGCCCGGTTATTAATGGCTCTCGGCCCGTGGGCTACATGACGCGATTCCACGAAACGCGTTACGTTATTCCGGCAGATTATACACCGGCATTACCGGCTgacagaggaagagagagagatagagagagtgagagtgtCGATATCATGAATTCGTTCGCGTTTCCGGCGGAATGCTATTTGCCCCCGATCTGTGTGTACCGTGTTCTCGTACAatccaaataatattttactgtaagCCCAACGAGTTTAGGGGTTTGGACGAGATCGTAACCGTGTCTGACCACGAACGGGTCTTTCTACTGGTTTCGATGCCGAATCACCTATATGCCTATTTGCTTCGCGTGtaaattcatttctgttaCGTGTAGTCTAAATGATCCTGCTTAACCGCTCACCGGTGCCCTTCGACACATAAATAACTGCCGACGCGGCTAGGTAAAATCCATTGTTCGTATCTGCCCACTACGAGATTTTGCGTTCACTCGATAGACAagagtttaaaataaatgaagtatagaaacgaaagagGCAAATGAGAAAAGGcagaaataagaaatgcaaaaataaagaggcaaaataaatgtttgataaagaacggaaattatttatagcgtaatattgtatatatatattacttagGCTGGAtttttgcgcgaatgaaatttatcataactaaattaccatttttcttagtatatatattttttcgtatatattgtattagctgtatatattcttttcttagtgtattctACATGTACACtgtcactttaatcgtttactttaataactagtAGAgaagtttgttttattttaccaaaCTGTGTTCTTCCAGGTTTACATTAAATAACCAGAGGGGgaaatactttaataactaataatacaattgagtaaaagCGCTACAATGGCACTATATGACAACATAAGGCGCTTTGTGCCTAAGATGCTAAACTAActtacttaaaataaataattaaccccATAGCTTACAATGACGTCTCAGAGGTGTCGTAAGTCTATCGGGCCAAATATGAAAAAGTCGCCTTAGAGGGGTTAAAGGGGTCTTAAGAGTCTACCTAAAGAGGCCTtaaaggggttaaataaactgaatctagaataaattaattggcAAACGAAATCTGTCGATCGACGATTAAAATTGCCGGCTAATCGTGATTTATTGTGATTTCTTTCGAACAGAATGCCTAACGAAAACGCGCCAGCCTGCGAGTGCGGGGTGATGGTCGACCTTCCGAAATCACGGAACAACTCTCTGTCCGCGAAGAAGCTGATCAGGATATCGAAGTCGAAGAGCGGCAAGCAGGAGGGCCGGTCCGGCAAGAAGCAGCAGGATGAGGCGCGCTCGAAGAATAGAAGCTCCGAGACCGGGAGCAGTAGCTCGGTGGTCGACCAAGGGAGGCAGACCACGAAGAGCAGCAAGTACGACAAGCGTTTGAATCACTCGAGGAGGACTCGAAGCGCCGACAGGGCGGAATCGCATTACACTTACATCGGTAACCATGAAATATACTCGACTGCGAGCTGGCGAGCATACCGAACATTGAAAGTGGCCAACGCGTGTTGCTTCGCACGAGAGACGGGACTCGGGTCAATTAGCAATGCTTTCAGTTGGAAACTGTACTGAATTTACTAGATTACTGTCAATTTTCGATTCAGAAGattattgtcaatttttgATTCAGAAGATTAGTNNNNNNNNNNNNNNNNNNNNNNNNNNNNNNNNNNNNNNNNNNNNNNNNNNNNNNNNNNNNNNNNNNNNNNNNNNNNNNNNNNNNNNNNNNNNNNNNNNNNATTGTCCGCGAATATCGAGTTCACGCATTCACGTCGCTTATCGGATCTCCAATCAAAGGGCCGCGCTCTTCTGCTTTCAGTCGAGCCTGCCGCCGACCTACGAGGAGTACTTGTACCACAAGTACGCCATGTTGTCGCGTTCCCGTACACCGCCGCCACCATGGACGGACTCGAcgtcgacgacaacgacgacgctGTCGGCACAGAGCCGTCGCGAGCTTCTCGCGAGTCAGCCGGAGCTGCTGCAGTACCTGGCCCAGCTGTCGCTCTCGCAGAGCAACAACGAGTCGACGAGGTCCGCCGGGCACCATCACCACcatcagcagcagcagcagcagcagaagcagcaacagcagcaacagcatcagcagcaacaacagggAGCGGTGCTCAGGGACACCAGCTACCTGTCGAACCAGCAAGCCTCCAGGGAGCAGCAGGTCAGGACGCAACAACGCGCGAGGGCAATGCCTCCCAGGTGagcatctctctctcctggCGGGAAAACCGACTCGGCACGAACCGCCGCCGGGCCGACTAATAATTTAGGTCGCCGGGACCACGTGTCTACGACACCTCTGGGAGACGCGAGCCTCGAGCTGTCTCGGCAACTATCCTACTAGACACGGCTCCATTCGGTGAAGATAGTCTCTCGCTGATCATTCGGCGAAGATAGATCCCTGCTGACACCAACGATTGCTACCCCTTGCTGACGGCCCACTTTCTACCCTTTTGTTATTTCGTTGGAGTTCTACTGATTGGAGATATCGGGATATATATATTGAgacattaaaatatctatattgagacattaaaatatctatatttaaatacttatatGTGTAGATACGGTGGGGAGCAAACTCTTAAAGCTGGTTtaatttacttgaatttttcgGTGAATAATAGATGGACCAGTTCATCACGCAATGACTGAAATAcagttttcttaaattttattattacttgcgtcggaaattttaatatttcgac
This sequence is a window from Augochlora pura isolate Apur16 chromosome 9, APUR_v2.2.1, whole genome shotgun sequence. Protein-coding genes within it:
- the LOC144475037 gene encoding LOW QUALITY PROTEIN: uncharacterized protein LOC144475037 (The sequence of the model RefSeq protein was modified relative to this genomic sequence to represent the inferred CDS: substituted 3 bases at 3 genomic stop codons), with amino-acid sequence MPNENAPACECGVMVDLPKSRNNSLSAKKLIRISKSKSGKQEGRSGKKQQDEARSKNRSSETGSSSSVVDQGRQTTKSSKYDKRLNHSRRTRSADRAESHYTYIGNHEIYSTASWRAYRTLKVANACCFARETGLGSISNAFSWKLYXIYXITVNFRFRRLLSIFDSEDXAALFCFQSSLPPTYEEYLYHKYAMLSRSRTPPPPWTDSTSTTTTTLSAQSRRELLASQPELLQYLAQLSLSQSNNESTRSAGHHHHHQQQQQQQKQQQQQQHQQQQQGAVLRDTSYLSNQQASREQQVRTQQRARAMPPRSQSESRVQQQRLATMYEDGAFCMETTALQSAFENGISLCSLM